In a single window of the Zea mays cultivar B73 chromosome 5, Zm-B73-REFERENCE-NAM-5.0, whole genome shotgun sequence genome:
- the LOC100286123 gene encoding transcription factor HY5 isoform X1, with translation MESDDEIRRVPELGLELPGASTSGREAGPGAAGADRALAQSSTAQASARRRVRSHADKEHKRLKRLLRNRVSAQQARERKKAYLTDLEVKVRDLEKKNSEMEERLSTLQNENQMLRQILKNTAVNRRGSGSTASGEGHGQ, from the exons ATGGAGAGCGACGATGAGATAAGGAGAGTGCCGGAGCTGGGCCTGGAGTTGCCGGGAGCCTCCACGTCGGGCAGGGAGGCTGGCCCTGGCGCTGCGGGCGCAGACCGCGCCCTTGCCCAGTCGTCCACGGCGCAGGCCAGCGCGCGCCGCCGCGTCCGCAGCCACGCCGACAAGGAGCACAAGCGCCTCAAAAG GTTACTGAGGAACAGGGTGTCAGCTCAACAGGCTAGAGAGAGGAAGAAGGCTTATTTAACTGATCTGGAGGTGAAGGTGAGAGATCTGGAGAAGAAGAACTCGGAGATGGAAGAGAGGCTCTCCACCCTCCAGAACGAGAACCAGATGCTCCGACAG ATACTGAAGAACACCGCTGTAAACAGAAGAGGTTCAGGAAGCACTGCTAGTGGAGAGGGCCACGGCCAATAG
- the LOC100286123 gene encoding Transcription factor HY5, whose translation MQEQAASSRPSSSERSSSSGHHVDMEVKEGMESDDEIRRVPELGLELPGASTSGREAGPGAAGADRALAQSSTAQASARRRVRSHADKEHKRLKRLLRNRVSAQQARERKKAYLTDLEVKVRDLEKKNSEMEERLSTLQNENQMLRQILKNTAVNRRGSGSTASGEGHGQ comes from the exons ATGCAGGAGCAGGCGGCGAGCTCGCGGCCTTCCAGCAGCGAGAGGTCGTCCAGCTCCGGGCACCACGTGGACATGGAGGTCAAGGAAG GGATGGAGAGCGACGATGAGATAAGGAGAGTGCCGGAGCTGGGCCTGGAGTTGCCGGGAGCCTCCACGTCGGGCAGGGAGGCTGGCCCTGGCGCTGCGGGCGCAGACCGCGCCCTTGCCCAGTCGTCCACGGCGCAGGCCAGCGCGCGCCGCCGCGTCCGCAGCCACGCCGACAAGGAGCACAAGCGCCTCAAAAG GTTACTGAGGAACAGGGTGTCAGCTCAACAGGCTAGAGAGAGGAAGAAGGCTTATTTAACTGATCTGGAGGTGAAGGTGAGAGATCTGGAGAAGAAGAACTCGGAGATGGAAGAGAGGCTCTCCACCCTCCAGAACGAGAACCAGATGCTCCGACAG ATACTGAAGAACACCGCTGTAAACAGAAGAGGTTCAGGAAGCACTGCTAGTGGAGAGGGCCACGGCCAATAG